The segment GCCGTGACATCTCCTGATGGAAAATCAGTCGTATTTAATGCCTTAGGATATTTACACATACAGAAATTACCTAATGGAAAAGCAAAGCGATTGACCGCAGGTACAGACTTTGAATTCGAACCTGCCTTCTCACCTGATGGAAAATCAATCACCTATGTGACATGGAATGATGAAAATCTAGGAGGCATATATTCTGTTCTTGCAACTGGGGGAACACCAACAAAGCTTTCTTCAGAAAAAGGCATTTTTAGAAACCCCTCCTATTCCCATGACGGAACGCATATCGTTTATCGCAAAGAAGGTGGCAATAACGAACAAGGCCGTACCTTCGATAAAAAGACAGGTTTATACATAGTGAATGCTGATGGCTCTAATCCAAAACGCATTACTAAAGAAGGTGATTATCCTATGTTTAATGGTGATAATACACGAATTATCTACCAAAAAGGAGGTCAGTTTTTTGGCGCCCTTACTAAAGAATTAAAAAGTATAGCTCTTAATGGTTTTGATGAGCGCGTTCATGTTAAATCAAAACACGGAAATCGCTTAGTCCCAAGTCCCGATGGAAATTGGATAGCTTTCATTCATTTACATAAAGTCTATATGGCGCCAATGCCTAAAGCTGGACAAACTATAGATTTGACTGATAAATCCAAGTTTGTTCCCATTACTCAGCTGTCCAAAGATGCTGGCATCAACTTGCATTGGTCTAAAGACAGTAAGACCATACACTGGACATTGGGTAACATGTATTATTCTGCTGAAGCTTCAGAAGACACCAAACTTGTAGAATCAGGAACTAAAATAAACCTAGAAGCTAAGACTGATAAACCACAAGGGAAAATCGTATTAAAAGGTGCACGTATCATTACTATGGAAGGTGACGAAGTAATTGAAAATGGGACTATTGTTATTAATAATAATAGAATTGAAAGCATTGGTAAAGCTTCAGAAGTATCAATCCCATCCGATGCAAAGGTATATGACGTTTCAGGAAAAACAATCATGCCCGGAATGGTCGATGCCCATGCTCATATAGGCGGATTTCGGTACGGTCTTACCACCCAAAAGCATTGGCAATTTTATGCCAACTTAGCTTATGGTGTGACAACCGCACATGATCCTTCAGCTAATTCTGAAACAGTTTTCGCTCTTTCCGAATTACAAAAAAATGGTACTCTCGTTGGACCACGCCTCTACTCTACAGGGTTTATACTTTATGGTGCAGATGGTGATTTCAAAGCTATTATCAATAACCTCGAAGATGCACGATCGTCAATTAGACGAACAAAAGCTTTTGGTGCTTTATCTGTAAAAAGTTACAATCAACCTCGTCGTGAACAAAGACAACAAGTCTTACAGGCTGCCCGTGAAGAAGGCATCTTCGTAGTTCCTGAAGGTGGATCAACTTTCTACCATAATATTACCATGGTCATGGATGGACACACAGGTGTTGAACATAATATTCCAGTGGCTCCAGTTTATAAAGATGTATTAAAACTTTGGGGAAATAGTAATGTTGGTTATACGCCTACGCTTATTGTTAACTATGGTGGTATGAATGGTGAAATGTACTGGTATCAAAAAACTAATGTTTGGGAAAATGAAAAACTCTTAAGGTTTACACCTCGCGGAATAATCGATGCACGTTCAAGACACCGCATTATGATTCCTGAAGAAGAATATGAGAATGGACACATTCTGGTTTCTAAGACATGTAAAGCCCTAGCCGATGCTGGTGTTAAAGTGAATTTAGGTGCTCACGGACAATTACAGGGTTTAGGTGCGCATTGGGAATTATGGCTATTACAACAAGGTGGAATGACTAATCTTCAAGCTTTAAAAGCTGCAACGATAAATGGGGCTGATTATCTTGGAATGAGTACTGATATTGGATCACTTAAACAAGGAAAACTGGCAGATTTAATTGTGATGGATAAAAACCCATTAGAAGATATTAAAAATTCTGAAAGTATCATTTACACTATGATTAACGGTCGAATGTATGATACCGAAACCATGAATGAAATTGGTAATAATTCTAAAAAACGCACGAAGTTTTATTGGGAAAACAATAAATATAATGAAGCATTTCCTTGGCATGAAGAGACCCAGAGTTTCACGAGAGGTGCCTGCGGTTGTCATGTTGGCTCACATTAAAAAAAAATCCGATTCAAAATTGAATCGGATTTTTTCATCTTTTTAAGTTTTCTGTTTTTTCTTTTTTGCTGCAGGAAATAAGACATTATTTAATATCAAACGATAGCCCGGAGACGTTGGATGTAAGTCTAATTCTGTTTTAGGATCTCCAACTTTATGCGTATAATCTTCTGGATCATGACCGCCGTAAAACGTGAAGAACCCCTTTCCTTTAATCCCATGAATGTATTTGGCTTCACCATTGGTTTTATTTTCACCCATGACCAAGACATTTGACTTTATTTCATCGCGCGTAAAGGAGGTCGTTTGCCCCATGAATCCTTTGACTAAAGCCGTATGATTTTGACATAACATGGTTGGAATGGGATCCCATTTTGCAGAAAATTCCATTAAACTAAAATAATCTGTTGTCATAGGTATGCGTCGTTTTCTAGTCATATCAATTGATGAAAACTCATATACATTTGGGTTTCTCTCTAAAATGAAATTTTTAAATGCAAACGTCCTACTGAAATCTATTTTATTCTGATATCCTGGGTCACTGCCATCTCCGTCAAACATAGGCTCACAGATATCAATACCATCAGCAGCTAAAGCAATATCAAAACTGTCTGTTGCACTGCACATGGCAAACATAAATCCACCACCTATCACATAATCTCTAATTTTTTGGGCCACTGCTAATTTTTCTTCAGAAACTTTAGCATAGCCTAATCTTGCCGCTAATTCTTCGGCATCTTTTTTCTCTTGAATATACCACGATGCTGATCGATATGCTCTATAAAACTTCCCAAACTGTCCGGTAAAATCCTCATGATGCAAATGCAACCAATCAAAGAGTAACAGTGAATCGTTTAAGACTTCTTCATCATAAACTGTTTCATATGGAATTTCAGCGTAGGTCAATACCATTGTAACTGCATCATCCCAAGGCTGTAAACCTTTTGGTGTATAGACGGCTATTTTTGGTGCTTTTTCTAATACAACAGCCTCCATATTCTGAGATGGACTCGCAATCATATTTAAAATTTCTTCTGCTTTAGCGTTGGAGATGACCTCAAAACTCACACCTCTTATTTGGCATTCACGTTGAATCTCTTCAGAATCTGGTAGCAGAAATGAGCCTCCCTTATAATTTAATAACCACTTAACTTTAAGCTGTTTCTCTAAAGTCCAATAGGTCACACCATAAGCTTTTAAATGATTATTCTGTCCTTCCGCATCCATAGGTATTAGAATGTAAGAGGCATAAGACTGTATTGAAAATAGAAACAGAATTAATAAAACAATTGTTTTTTTCATTTGGTAATTCTTCTTTATCGCTTTTGAAATATAATCAAAAAATATTCCTGAACTATAGCCTTTAATATAGTTTTATATATTTTTTAGCTCAACTGTTCTTTTTTAGGATAAGGCTAACTTTTGCAGTTTATGATAATATGGTTGGCATTCTTCTAACAAAGGTATCAGATGCTTCGGAAATGGGTCAGACTTTGGCACATACTCAGCAAAACCCGATGATTTATGGACATTAGCATACCAGTATTTAGCCCAAACCCCATCCTCAATCCGTTTTGAAGGCGTCCAGGATAGCATATTCTCATCAAATGGAATATTAATAATCTTGCAAAATTGTCGTAAAATACACTCCGGGTTTAGCAAGACATTTTTAGCATCTAAAACGATATATTCAATATGTTGTCGGTCAAATTCTTCAATGAGATCAATGTGTAATTTATAGCCAACATCATCCATGTTTGGGTTTTTAATCACCTTATCAAAAGACGGTAACATTTCCAAAGGATCTCTGGTTAATATAACATTGGTGAGTTGTTTCATAAAACGACGATCTAAATCTAACAAATGATGTGTCATGTTTTTAAAGAAAAAGACGGGATAGTCATAAGAATTCAGCATCATATCTACCACTTTATCTCCATCATTTTCCATAGAATTTAATATGTCTTCTGCTCCAGGATGATAGGATTTAGCAGAACTTAGTCGCAAATAGTGCGCGTACAAAGGTTCATCAAATACTTTTGTATCTAGTCGCTGGGCAAA is part of the Formosa sp. Hel1_31_208 genome and harbors:
- a CDS encoding asparagine synthetase B, translated to MDAEGQNNHLKAYGVTYWTLEKQLKVKWLLNYKGGSFLLPDSEEIQRECQIRGVSFEVISNAKAEEILNMIASPSQNMEAVVLEKAPKIAVYTPKGLQPWDDAVTMVLTYAEIPYETVYDEEVLNDSLLLFDWLHLHHEDFTGQFGKFYRAYRSASWYIQEKKDAEELAARLGYAKVSEEKLAVAQKIRDYVIGGGFMFAMCSATDSFDIALAADGIDICEPMFDGDGSDPGYQNKIDFSRTFAFKNFILERNPNVYEFSSIDMTRKRRIPMTTDYFSLMEFSAKWDPIPTMLCQNHTALVKGFMGQTTSFTRDEIKSNVLVMGENKTNGEAKYIHGIKGKGFFTFYGGHDPEDYTHKVGDPKTELDLHPTSPGYRLILNNVLFPAAKKKKQKT
- a CDS encoding sulfotransferase family protein, with the protein product MTRDNIKRISVWSGPRNISTALMYSFAQRLDTKVFDEPLYAHYLRLSSAKSYHPGAEDILNSMENDGDKVVDMMLNSYDYPVFFFKNMTHHLLDLDRRFMKQLTNVILTRDPLEMLPSFDKVIKNPNMDDVGYKLHIDLIEEFDRQHIEYIVLDAKNVLLNPECILRQFCKIINIPFDENMLSWTPSKRIEDGVWAKYWYANVHKSSGFAEYVPKSDPFPKHLIPLLEECQPYYHKLQKLALS
- a CDS encoding amidohydrolase family protein, translating into MKRIQLFTTLILLISLNTYSQDKEKAKSWDVANPEGTWDFKELKLSTDEGTWMNLDVSPDGKSIVFDLLGDIYKLDINGGNARVLREGLPFEIQPRFSPDGKHISFTSDAGGGDNIWIMNSDGSEAKQITKESFRLLNNAVWMPDGNYFIARKHFTSSRSLGAGELWMYHKTGGSGIQLTKKKNDQQDVNEPTISPDGKYLYYSEDVYPGGFFQYNKDPNSQIYAINRYDLVSGKTTRVTGGPGGAARPQISRDGKKLAFIKRVRTKTVLYIHDIETGEEWPVYDQLNKDQQEAWAIFGVYTNFNWMPNNEDIVIWSGGKIKSININSFAASEIPFQVDATIKMAKAIEFDTPVAPDTFDAKVIRHAVTSPDGKSVVFNALGYLHIQKLPNGKAKRLTAGTDFEFEPAFSPDGKSITYVTWNDENLGGIYSVLATGGTPTKLSSEKGIFRNPSYSHDGTHIVYRKEGGNNEQGRTFDKKTGLYIVNADGSNPKRITKEGDYPMFNGDNTRIIYQKGGQFFGALTKELKSIALNGFDERVHVKSKHGNRLVPSPDGNWIAFIHLHKVYMAPMPKAGQTIDLTDKSKFVPITQLSKDAGINLHWSKDSKTIHWTLGNMYYSAEASEDTKLVESGTKINLEAKTDKPQGKIVLKGARIITMEGDEVIENGTIVINNNRIESIGKASEVSIPSDAKVYDVSGKTIMPGMVDAHAHIGGFRYGLTTQKHWQFYANLAYGVTTAHDPSANSETVFALSELQKNGTLVGPRLYSTGFILYGADGDFKAIINNLEDARSSIRRTKAFGALSVKSYNQPRREQRQQVLQAAREEGIFVVPEGGSTFYHNITMVMDGHTGVEHNIPVAPVYKDVLKLWGNSNVGYTPTLIVNYGGMNGEMYWYQKTNVWENEKLLRFTPRGIIDARSRHRIMIPEEEYENGHILVSKTCKALADAGVKVNLGAHGQLQGLGAHWELWLLQQGGMTNLQALKAATINGADYLGMSTDIGSLKQGKLADLIVMDKNPLEDIKNSESIIYTMINGRMYDTETMNEIGNNSKKRTKFYWENNKYNEAFPWHEETQSFTRGACGCHVGSH